TCTCGACGCGGGAGACGTCGGCGATTTCGTCGAGGCTGCGGGGAACGCCGGCCTGCCGGGCGGCGGCGTAGACACAGGAGGTGGAGACGCCCTCGATGGAGCGACCGGGGAGGAGGTCTTCTTCGAGCGCGCGGCGGTAGATGACGGAGGCCATCTCGCGGACGTTGTCGGGGAGGCCGAGCGCGGACGCCATGCGGTCGACTTCGCCGAGCGCCTGCTTGAGGTTGCGTTCTTTGGCGTCGCGGGTGCGGAAGCGCTCGTTCCACTTCCGGAGGCGCTGCATCTTCTGGCGCTGGTTCGAGGAGAGCGAGTTGCCGTAGGCGTCCTTGTCGCGCCAGTCGATGTTGGTGGAGAGGCCCTTGTCGTGCATCGTGTTCGTCGTCGGCGCGCCGACGCGGGACTTCTTGTCCTTCTCGGCGGAGTCGAAGGCGCGCCACTCGGGGCCGCGGTCGATGCCGTCTTCCTCGACGACGAGACCGCAGTCGACGCAGACGGTCTCGCCGTGTTCGTCGTCGGTGGCGACGAGGCCGCCGCACTCGGGGCACTCGTTTGCGTTCTCGCTCTGTTCGTCCGTCGTCTCGTCTTCTTGCTGCCGTGACCGGAATCGTGCGTTCGTCATAGTGGCGAAAAGGTCGTGGACACGACGTTAGCCCAAAACTCACTTCAACCTTCCGTAATGCGGTGTCGCGTGAGCGGAGTTCTCAAGGCACTGGGCCGCCGTCGTCTCGGTATGACTGAGACGGTTCGCGTCGCCGTCGGAAGTGGCAATCCGGTGAAACGCTCGGCGGCGGTGGCGGCGTTCGAGCGCGCCGGCGTCCCCGCCGCCGTCGAGGCCGAACCCGTCCCCTCGGGCGTCCCCGAGCAACCCCGGGGGACGGCGGAAACAGTACGAGGCGCGGAGAACCGGGCGACAGCGGCCCTCGACGCGGGCGA
This is a stretch of genomic DNA from Halocalculus aciditolerans. It encodes these proteins:
- a CDS encoding transcription initiation factor IIB, translating into MTNARFRSRQQEDETTDEQSENANECPECGGLVATDDEHGETVCVDCGLVVEEDGIDRGPEWRAFDSAEKDKKSRVGAPTTNTMHDKGLSTNIDWRDKDAYGNSLSSNQRQKMQRLRKWNERFRTRDAKERNLKQALGEVDRMASALGLPDNVREMASVIYRRALEEDLLPGRSIEGVSTSCVYAAARQAGVPRSLDEIADVSRVEKDEIARTYRYVVRELSLEVRPADPESYVPRFASSLGLSDEAEHRARDLLKTAKDKGVHSGKSPVGLAAAAVYAAALLTNEKTTQAAVSEVADISEVTIRNRYHELLEAEDSIPV